The sequence AAAGATTATGTGGTTATTATTGGGTGCACTCTCTGCACTTTTATTAGGCATCTACGATGTTGCAAAAAAGGTTTCGCTTCAAAAAAACGCGGTTATTCCGGTACTTTTTTCGTCCATCGTTATTTCCTGTCTTATTTTATCTCCGCTGCCGGTATTGTCGCACTACTTGCCCGACACGATGAAAGGCACGCTGCTGTATGTTCCGCCAATGGATGGCAGAGCGCATTTTTACATCTTACTGAAATCGTTATTGGTGTTGTCTTCGTGGCTGTTTGGTTACTTCGCAATGAAGCACCTGCCCATCACAATTGTCACACCGATTGAAGCCACACGACCACTCTGGACGCTACTCGGAGCGTTGGTCATTTTTTCGGAAAGATTATCCCCTTATCAATGGATTGGAGTATCCGTAACATTGATTTCATTCTACCTTTTTTCGATGGTTGGAAAAAAAGAAGGCGTGGTTTTCCACAACAATAAATGGGTCTTTTTTATTATCTTAGCAGCGCTTACGGGAGCCGCCAGCGGACTCTATGACAAGTTTCTGATGAGAGAATTCAACCGGGTGGGAGTTCAGGTATATTACCTTTTCTACCAGGCTATTATAATGGGTATCATCACGTTGTTTCTCTGGTATCCCAAACGTAAAACATCGACGCCGTTTCAGTGGCGATATTCGATTATCGGCATTTCGGTATTTCTTACCCTGGCCGACTTCGTCTATTTCTTTGCACTCTCCGATCCCGATGCCATGATATCGCTTCTTTCTACTGTTAGAAGAGCCGGAGTTGTAGTATCATTCTCAATCGGAGCTTTTGTCTTTAGAGAAAAGAACATTAAAGTCAAATTTATTTGTCTTGCAGGTGTCATAACCGGCACTTTGATCTTGTTACTGGGTAAATGACCGACACTAACCTGCATTTTTCAAAAACTCTTAAATGTCATACAAAGTGAACGTATTATCACGCATATATAGTCACACGTCCATTGAATTAAAACATACACTATCAGATTGATAAATGACCTTCGTTTCAATTTGGCCGAATTACATTTTAGATACATATTTTTGGCATATTTAATACATAAAATTACCAAATAACAGTTCGAAAAGTTGTTTTCTGCTCCGAGAATGCTTAAAATTGCAGCAAAAATATCACACCATGGATATAGAAAAACTGATGCATTCGCTGGAAGCAAAACACCCCGGCGAACATGAATATTTGCAAGCAGTACACGAAGTGCTGTTAAGTATCGAGGAGGTTTATAACCAACACCCGGAGTTCGAAAAGGCAAAAATAGCCGAACGTCTGGTGGAACCCGACCGGATTTTCACGTTCAAAGTTCCCTGGATTGACGACAACGGCGAGGTACAGGTCAACCTGGGTTATCGCGTTCAGTTCAACAACGCTATCGGCCCTTATAAAGGAGGTCTCAGGTTTCACTCGTCAGTCAACCTGTCTATTTTGAAATTTCTGGGCTTCGAACAAATATTTAAGAACGCATTGACCACTCTTCCGATGGGAGGAGCAAAAGGAGGTTCGGACTTTAACCCAAGAGGCAAATCGGATGCCGAAGTGATGAGATTCTGCCAGTCGTTTATGCTGGAACTTTGGAAACACATTGGACCCGAAACTGATGTAC comes from Paludibacter jiangxiensis and encodes:
- a CDS encoding DMT family transporter, coding for MWLLLGALSALLLGIYDVAKKVSLQKNAVIPVLFSSIVISCLILSPLPVLSHYLPDTMKGTLLYVPPMDGRAHFYILLKSLLVLSSWLFGYFAMKHLPITIVTPIEATRPLWTLLGALVIFSERLSPYQWIGVSVTLISFYLFSMVGKKEGVVFHNNKWVFFIILAALTGAASGLYDKFLMREFNRVGVQVYYLFYQAIIMGIITLFLWYPKRKTSTPFQWRYSIIGISVFLTLADFVYFFALSDPDAMISLLSTVRRAGVVVSFSIGAFVFREKNIKVKFICLAGVITGTLILLLGK